From a region of the Schistocerca nitens isolate TAMUIC-IGC-003100 chromosome 8, iqSchNite1.1, whole genome shotgun sequence genome:
- the LOC126199471 gene encoding ribosome-binding protein 1-like produces MSNATNTNVGKEANVGKEANVGKEANVGKEANVGKEANVGKEANVGKQANVGKQANVGKQANVGKQANVGKQANVGKQANVGKQANVGKQANVGKQANVGKQANVGKQANVGKQANVGKQANVGKQANVGKQANVGKQANVGKQANVGKQANVGKQANVGKQANVGKQANVGKQANVGKQANVGKQANVGKQANVGKQANVGKQANVGKQANVGKKANVGKKANVGKKANVGKKANVGKKANVGKKANVGKKANVGKKANVGKKANVGKKANVGKKANVGKKANVGKKANVGKKANVGKKANVGKKANVGKKANVGKKANVGKKANVVKKANVGKKANVGKKANVGKKANVGKKANVGKKANVGKKANVGKKANVGKKANVGKKANMGITQIWE; encoded by the exons atgagtaacgcGACAAACACAAACGTGGGGAaagaggcaaacgtggggaaagaggcaaacgtggggaaagaggcaaacgtggggaaagaggcaaacgtggggaaagaggcaaacgtggggaaagaggcaaacgtggggaaacaggcaaacgtggggaaacaggcaaacgtggggaaacaggcaaacgtggggaaacaggcaaacgtggggaaacaggcaaacgtggggaaacaggcaaacgtggggaaacaggcaaacgtggggaaacaggcaaacgtggggaaacaggcaaacgtggggaaacaggcaaacgtggggaaacaggcaaacgtggggaaacaggcaaacgtggggaaacaggcaaacgtggggaaacaggcaaacgtggggaaacaggcaaacgtggggaaacaggcaaacgtggggaaacaggcaaacgtggggaaacaggcaaacgtggggaaacaggcaaacgtggggaaacaggcaaacgtggggaaacaggcaaacgtggggaaacaggcaaacgtggggaaacaggcaaacgtggggaaacaggcaaacgtggggaaacaggcaaacgtggggaaacaggcaaacgtggggaaacaggcaaacgtggggaaacag gcaaacgtggggaaaaaggcaaacgtggggaaaaaggcaaacgtggggaaaaaggcaaacgtggggaaaaaggcaaacgtggggaaaaaggcaaatgtggggaaaaaggcaaatgtggggaaaaaggcaaatgtggggaaaaaggcaaatgtggggaaaaaggcaaatgtggggaaaaaggcaaatgtggggaaaaaggcaaatgtggggaaaaaggcaaatgtggggaaaaaggcaaatgtggggaaaaaggcaaatgtggggaaaaaggcaaatgtggggaaaaaggcaaatgtggggaaaaaggcaaatgtggggaaaaaggcaaatgtggggaaaaaggcaaatgtggtgaaaaaggcaaatgtggggaaaaaggcaaatgtgggaaaaaaggcaaatgtggggaaaaaggcaaatgtggggaaaaaggcaaatgtggggaaaaaggcaaatgtggggaaaaaggcaaatgtggggaaaaaggcaaatgtggggaaaaaggcaaatgtggggaaaaaggcaaatatgggaataactcaaatatgggaataa
- the LOC126199472 gene encoding ribosome-binding protein 1-like: protein MSNATNTNVGKEANVGKEANVGKEANVGKEANVGKEANVGKEANVGKEANVGKEANVGKQANVGKEANVGKEANVGKEANVGKQANVGKQANVGKEANVGKEANVGKQANVGKQANVGKQANVGKQANVGKQANVGKQANVGKQANVGKQANVGKQANVGKQANVGKQANVGKQANVGKQANVGKQANVGKQANVGKQANVGKQANVGKQANVGKQANVGKQANVGKQANVGKQANVGKQANVGKQANVGKQANVGKQANVGKQANVGKQANVGKQANVGKQANVGKQANVGKQANVGKQANVGKQANVGKQANVGKQANVGKQANVGKQANVGKQANVGKQANVGKQANVGKQANVGKQANVGKQANVGKQANVGKQANVGKQANVGKQANVGKQANVGKQANVGKQANVGKQANVGKQANVGKQANVGKQANVGKQANVGKQANVGKQANVGKQANVGKQANVGKQANVGKQANVGKQANVGKQANVGKQANVGKQANVGKQANVGKQANVGKQANVGKQANVGKQANVGKQANVGKQANVGKQANVGKKANVGKKANVGKKANVGKKANVGKKANVLKKANVGKKANVGKKANVGKKANVGKKANVGKKANVGKKANVGKKANVGKKANMGITQIWE, encoded by the coding sequence atgagtaacgcGACAAACACAAACGTGGGGAaagaggcaaacgtggggaaagaggcaaacgtggggaaagaggcaaacgtggggaaagaggcaaacgtggggaaagaggcaaacgtggggaaagaggcaaacgtggggaaagaggcaaacgtggggaaagaggcaaacgtggggaaacaggcaaacgtggggaaagaggcaaacgtggggaaagaggcaaacgtggggaaagaggcaaacgtggggaaacaggcaaacgtggggaaacaggcaaacgtggggaaagaggcaaacgtggggaaagaggcaaacgtggggaaacaggcaaacgtggggaaacaggcaaacgtggggaaacaggcaaacgtggggaaacaggcaaacgtggggaaacaggcaaacgtggggaaacaggcaaacgtggggaaacaggcaaacgtggggaaacaggcaaacgtggggaaacaggcaaacgtggggaaacaggcaaacgtggggaaacaggcaaacgtggggaaacaggcaaacgtggggaaacaggcaaacgtggggaaacaggcaaacgtggggaaacaggcaaacgtggggaaacaggcaaacgtggggaaacaggcaaacgtggggaaacaggcaaacgtggggaaacaggcaaacgtggggaaacaggcaaacgtggggaaacaggcaaacgtggggaaacaggcaaacgtggggaaacaggcaaacgtggggaaacaggcaaacgtggggaaacaggcaaacgtggggaaacaggcaaacgtggggaaacaggcaaacgtggggaaacaggcaaacgtggggaaacaggcaaacgtggggaaacaggcaaacgtggggaaacaggcaaacgtggggaaacaggcaaacgtggggaaacaggcaaacgtggggaaacaggcaaacgtggggaaacaggcaaacgtggggaaacaggcaaacgtggggaaacaggcaaacgtggggaaacaggcaaacgtggggaaacaggcaaacgtggggaaacaggcaaacgtggggaaacaggcaaacgtggggaaacaggcaaacgtggggaaacaggcaaacgtggggaaacaggcaaacgtggggaaacaggcaaacgtggggaaacaggcaaacgtggggaaacaggcaaacgtggggaaacaggcaaacgtggggaaacaggcaaacgtggggaaacaggcaaacgtggggaaacaggcaaacgtggggaaacaggcaaacgtggggaaacaggcaaacgtggggaaacaggcaaacgtggggaaacaggcaaacgtggggaaacaggcaaacgtggggaaacaggcaaacgtggggaaacaggcaaacgtggggaaacaggcaaacgtggggaaacaggcaaacgtggggaaacaggcaaacgtggggaaacaggcaaacgtggggaaacaggcaaacgtggggaaacaggcaaacgtggggaaacaggcaaacgtggggaaacaggcaaacgtggggaaacaggcaaacgtggggaaacaggcaaacgtggggaaacaggcaaacgtggggaaacaggcaaacgtggggaaacaggcaaacgtggggaaacaggcaaacgtggggaaacaggcaaacgtggggaaacaggcaaacgtggggaaaaaggcaaacgtggggaaaaaggcaaacgtggggaaaaaggcaaacgtggggaaaaaggcaaacgtggggaaaaaggcaaacgtgctgaaaaaggcaaacgtggggaaaaaggcaaacgtggggaaaaaggcaaacgtggggaaaaaggcaaatgtggggaaaaaggcaaatgtggggaaaaaggcaaatgtggggaaaaaggcaaatgtggggaaaaaggcaaatgtggggaaaaaggcaaatatgggaataactcaaatatgggaataa